One window of Litorilinea aerophila genomic DNA carries:
- a CDS encoding MDR/zinc-dependent alcohol dehydrogenase-like family protein → MHLQSEEIRRETASSLPTAMRALTLTDGGPVLRTDYPVPTLQPGEALIRVRLAGICGTDLALLANYKGGFRGVLGHEFVGEVVAAPDDPTWVGRRVVGEINVGCGRCSWCRHGLERHCPNRQSIGILGRDGAFADYLALPLANLHPVPDDLPDQEAVFTEPLAAACEILEQIQVTPNSRVYVLGDGRLGLLVAQVLALTGCDLTVVGHHPQKLAVVAAMGIQTCCIQGDQVDSFLQPRSAHVVVEAVGSARGFALARHLVRPRGTVVLKSTFPGAPPAVDLSDLVVNEIRLVGSRCGPFPPALRHLARRTVQVAPLIHDHFPLAEGLAALERAGQRGVLKVLLSLT, encoded by the coding sequence CCGGCGGGAAACCGCCTCCAGCCTGCCCACCGCCATGCGCGCCCTGACGTTGACAGACGGTGGCCCCGTTTTGCGCACCGATTATCCGGTGCCCACGCTGCAGCCGGGCGAGGCCCTCATCCGGGTGCGCCTGGCCGGCATCTGTGGCACCGACCTGGCCCTGCTGGCCAACTACAAGGGCGGCTTCCGGGGCGTGTTGGGCCACGAGTTTGTGGGCGAAGTGGTCGCTGCCCCCGACGATCCCACCTGGGTGGGTCGCCGGGTGGTCGGGGAGATCAACGTGGGCTGTGGCCGCTGCTCCTGGTGCCGCCACGGCCTGGAGCGCCACTGCCCCAACCGGCAGAGCATCGGGATCCTGGGGCGGGACGGCGCCTTCGCCGACTACCTGGCCCTGCCCCTGGCCAACCTGCACCCCGTCCCCGATGACCTCCCCGATCAGGAAGCTGTTTTCACCGAACCCCTGGCCGCGGCCTGCGAAATCCTGGAGCAGATTCAAGTGACGCCCAACAGCCGGGTGTACGTGCTGGGGGACGGCCGCCTGGGGCTGCTGGTGGCCCAGGTTCTGGCCCTCACAGGATGTGACCTCACCGTGGTGGGCCATCACCCGCAAAAGCTGGCGGTGGTGGCGGCCATGGGCATCCAGACCTGCTGCATCCAGGGCGACCAGGTGGATTCCTTCCTCCAACCCCGCTCTGCCCACGTGGTGGTGGAAGCGGTGGGCTCGGCCCGGGGCTTTGCCCTGGCCCGGCACCTGGTGCGGCCCCGGGGGACCGTGGTGCTGAAGAGCACCTTCCCGGGCGCGCCGCCCGCGGTGGATCTGAGCGACCTGGTGGTGAACGAAATCCGCCTGGTGGGCAGCCGCTGTGGCCCGTTCCCACCGGCCCTGCGCCACCTGGCCCGGCGAACGGTGCAGGTGGCCCCCCTGATTCACGACCACTTCCCCCTGGCGGAGGGGCTGGCCGCCCTGGAACGGGCCGGGCAGCGGGGCGTCCTCAAGGTTCTCTTGTCGTTGACGTAA
- a CDS encoding Glu/Leu/Phe/Val family dehydrogenase yields the protein MVADFMDLDPDLRAYLSRPQRELIVHFPVRMDSGEMRIFTGFRVHHNTAKGPTKGGIRYHPDVTLDECRALAMWMTWKCALMNLPYGGAKGGVIVDPHDLSRGELERLTRRYATEISFFIGPERDIPAPDVGTNAQIMAWIMDTYSMHRGYSIPAVITGKPVSIGGTVGREYATGLGITYVTRAVLKQRFGRGLEDIRVAIQGFGNVGSWTALSMHERGARVVAVSDRFGGVFNEKGLDIRHLMRHVQETGSVTGFAGGEPLSNRELLELPVDVLVPAALEGQITRENAPRIQASLVAEGANGPTTPEADRILEERGILVIPDIICNAGGVVVSYFEWVQGLQSYFWNESEIRRRMEQTLLDNLEAVIGVTVRRGCNLRTAAYVTAIERISEAVRVRGFYP from the coding sequence ATGGTGGCCGATTTCATGGATCTGGACCCGGATCTGCGGGCTTACCTCTCCCGCCCCCAACGGGAGCTCATTGTCCACTTCCCCGTGCGCATGGACAGCGGCGAGATGCGCATTTTCACCGGCTTCCGGGTCCATCACAACACCGCCAAAGGCCCCACCAAGGGGGGCATCCGCTATCACCCGGACGTTACCCTGGACGAATGCCGCGCCCTGGCCATGTGGATGACCTGGAAATGCGCGCTGATGAACCTCCCCTACGGCGGCGCCAAAGGGGGCGTCATCGTGGATCCCCACGACCTGAGCCGGGGGGAGCTGGAGCGGCTGACCCGGCGCTATGCCACCGAGATCAGCTTCTTCATTGGCCCGGAGCGGGACATCCCCGCGCCGGACGTGGGCACCAACGCCCAGATCATGGCCTGGATCATGGACACCTACTCCATGCACCGGGGCTATTCCATCCCGGCGGTCATCACCGGCAAGCCGGTCAGCATCGGTGGCACCGTGGGCCGGGAGTATGCCACGGGCCTGGGCATCACCTACGTGACCCGGGCCGTGCTCAAACAGCGCTTTGGCCGGGGGCTGGAGGACATTCGGGTGGCCATCCAGGGCTTTGGCAACGTGGGAAGCTGGACGGCCCTCAGCATGCACGAACGGGGCGCGCGGGTGGTGGCCGTCAGCGACCGTTTCGGCGGCGTCTTCAATGAGAAGGGGCTGGACATCCGCCACCTGATGCGCCACGTGCAGGAGACGGGCAGCGTCACGGGCTTTGCCGGCGGGGAGCCCCTGAGCAACCGGGAGCTGCTGGAGCTGCCCGTGGATGTGCTGGTGCCGGCCGCGCTGGAAGGGCAGATCACCCGGGAGAACGCCCCGCGGATCCAGGCGTCCCTGGTGGCCGAGGGCGCCAACGGCCCCACCACCCCCGAGGCCGACCGCATCCTGGAAGAGCGGGGTATCCTGGTGATTCCGGACATCATCTGCAACGCGGGCGGCGTGGTGGTGAGCTACTTTGAGTGGGTCCAGGGCCTCCAGTCCTACTTCTGGAACGAGAGCGAGATCCGGCGGCGCATGGAGCAGACCCTGCTGGACAACCTGGAGGCGGTGATCGGTGTCACCGTGCGTCGGGGCTGCAACCTGCGCACCGCGGCCTACGTGACGGCCATCGAACGGATTTCCGAAGCGGTGCGGGTGCGCGGGTTTTATCCGTAG
- a CDS encoding lysylphosphatidylglycerol synthase transmembrane domain-containing protein, giving the protein MSNDLRRKLLLSLVFGLLVYVALALYSDWHQLTAALTDFPWIWLPVAVGLTLVNYVGRLIKWQWYLSLLGVEIPRRDSARIFGVGMLMVMTPGKAGEFLKSYMVKNVTGTPMSVTAPVILAERMTDGTAMLILASVGLFAFPNPTARLVAALVFAAFLTTIAVIQIRPLALWFLSLGERLPLIRRFAGHLHAFYESSYLIFRPRNLLISLLIGVVSWAAEGVAYYVVLTGFGAPPGPQTLLIAIFIFSISAVIGAVIAMPGGLGGVEGSLVALSVQTLGMSTAPATAAALLVRFCTLWMGVLIGVVSFSLWPQLLAGAEQARRPSLAPAAETETSA; this is encoded by the coding sequence ATGAGCAACGACCTGCGACGCAAACTTCTCCTTTCCCTGGTATTCGGGCTGCTGGTCTACGTGGCCCTGGCCCTCTACAGCGACTGGCACCAGTTGACCGCCGCCCTGACCGATTTTCCCTGGATCTGGCTGCCGGTGGCGGTGGGCCTTACCCTGGTGAACTACGTGGGGCGGTTGATCAAGTGGCAGTGGTATCTGAGCCTGCTGGGGGTGGAGATCCCCCGGCGGGACAGCGCCCGCATCTTCGGCGTCGGCATGCTCATGGTCATGACCCCGGGCAAGGCCGGCGAGTTCCTCAAGAGCTACATGGTGAAGAACGTCACGGGCACGCCCATGAGCGTGACCGCACCGGTGATCCTGGCCGAGCGCATGACTGACGGCACGGCCATGTTGATCCTGGCCAGCGTGGGGCTGTTCGCCTTTCCCAACCCCACCGCCCGGCTGGTGGCTGCGCTGGTCTTCGCGGCCTTCCTGACCACCATTGCCGTCATCCAGATCCGGCCGCTGGCCCTCTGGTTCCTGTCCCTGGGGGAGCGCCTTCCCCTGATCCGCCGTTTTGCGGGCCACCTGCATGCCTTTTACGAAAGCAGCTACCTGATCTTTCGGCCCCGCAACCTGCTCATCTCGCTCCTGATCGGCGTGGTGAGCTGGGCCGCGGAAGGGGTGGCCTACTACGTGGTGTTGACTGGCTTCGGCGCCCCTCCTGGCCCGCAGACCCTGCTGATCGCCATCTTCATCTTCTCCATCAGCGCCGTCATCGGCGCGGTGATCGCCATGCCCGGCGGGCTGGGCGGTGTGGAAGGCAGCCTGGTGGCCCTCAGCGTCCAGACCCTGGGGATGTCCACTGCCCCGGCCACGGCGGCGGCCCTGCTGGTCCGCTTCTGCACCCTGTGGATGGGGGTGCTCATCGGCGTGGTGAGCTTCTCCCTCTGGCCACAACTCCTGGCCGGTGCGGAGCAGGCCCGAAGGCCTTCCCTGGCCCCGGCGGCAGAGACGGAGACATCGGCCTGA
- a CDS encoding glycoside hydrolase family 2 TIM barrel-domain containing protein has product MTTQVYLNDWENPQLVARNKEPGHATLIPFGDTATALAAFAAPTLDRSASPFVRFLDGQWRFHLAPNPAAAPADFHEPDFDDSDWDLIAVPGNWQLQGGDIQRGILRYDKPMYTNVQYPFPIDNLPGVPADDNPTGCYRRTFQVPSEWMGRQIFLHFEGVDSAFHLWINGQPAGYSQDSRVPAEFNITPFLRRGENTLAVRVYRWSDGSYLEDQDFWRLSGIFRSVYLWSAPSVHVRDFQVQTELDPAYRDATLRVRAFVRHYGKAPARTGQPTVRLRATLYDHDGQVVVRGEPEQPLRLQPGGELTVDLARPVANPRKWTDEHPHLYTLLLELLDPDEQVLEVVGCRVGFRQVEIRDGQLCLNGVPLVIRGVNRHEHDPDTGHTVTVASMVQDIRLMKQFNLNAVRTSHYPNDPRWYELCDYYGIYLIDEANLESHGVWDRLAKDPAWEQAFLARAAAMVARDRNHPSVIIWSLGNESGYGPNHDAMAEWIRGQDPTRPIHYHPAEDAPIVDILAPMYPSVARIIQMAQDPHETRPIIMCEYAHSMGNSTGNLKEYWEAIEAHLRLQGGFIWDWVDQGIRRRTEDGEEWFAYGGDFDDHPNDGNFCINGLVWPDRIPHPALWEYKKVLEPVRVTPLDLARGRLEVTNRRLFQDLSDLEIRWTVTEVGPVSARTGTASVRELAAGRLEPLHTRPGEREIVEIPLPAISPVVGAAYWLTLHFTLAQETPWAPQGHELAWAQFALEPQPEMPHLVDVSAGGSLRVQEEDGHIAVAGRDFSLTFDRRTGRLMSWQQGGQELLVSGPVFNVWRAPTDNDANTWGEQRMAIRWRESGLDRLQEEVLAVCVEQPGPDQVQVTVRSRHSAAIDVEAVQASRWQSMLAQLQGLFAHFVDPGQLRNLGLLMGVNVDELPGADGAERARAFVTHLDRQDRIAELLDRMHQLVNGPFAVQAPAEVKERLAHYAGHTNQELKALLRPHDRAEITCELVYTVAATGVVTVDLHALCAGEMPPSLPRLGLQMTLPGRFNTFTWYGRGPHESYVDRKEGAWVGVFSGSVDEQYTPYIMPQENGNKTDVRWVSLTGDGGGLLVVGQPLLNVSAHHFTTEDLTRATHTYELKRRDEITLNLDYAQCGLGNGSCGPGVLPQYMLTPGEYRFRFQLCGIRMG; this is encoded by the coding sequence ATGACGACACAAGTGTATCTGAATGATTGGGAAAATCCGCAACTGGTGGCGCGTAACAAGGAGCCGGGCCACGCCACCCTGATCCCCTTCGGCGATACGGCCACCGCGCTGGCAGCCTTCGCTGCGCCGACCCTGGACCGCAGCGCCTCCCCCTTCGTGCGCTTCCTGGACGGCCAGTGGCGTTTTCACCTGGCGCCCAACCCGGCCGCGGCGCCGGCCGACTTCCACGAGCCAGACTTCGACGATTCGGACTGGGACCTGATTGCCGTCCCAGGGAACTGGCAGCTCCAGGGTGGGGACATCCAGCGGGGTATCCTCCGCTACGACAAGCCCATGTACACCAACGTCCAGTACCCGTTCCCCATCGACAACCTGCCCGGCGTACCCGCGGACGACAATCCCACCGGCTGCTACCGGCGGACCTTCCAGGTGCCATCCGAGTGGATGGGGCGCCAGATTTTCCTCCACTTCGAGGGGGTGGACTCGGCCTTCCACCTCTGGATCAACGGCCAGCCAGCCGGATACAGCCAGGACAGCCGGGTCCCGGCCGAGTTCAACATCACGCCCTTCCTGCGGCGGGGCGAAAATACCCTGGCCGTGCGGGTCTACCGCTGGTCCGACGGCAGCTACCTGGAGGACCAGGACTTCTGGCGGCTGAGCGGCATCTTCCGCAGCGTCTACCTCTGGTCGGCCCCTTCGGTCCATGTGCGGGATTTCCAGGTCCAGACGGAGCTGGACCCGGCCTACCGGGATGCGACCCTGCGGGTGCGGGCGTTCGTACGGCATTATGGCAAGGCGCCGGCCCGCACCGGCCAGCCCACGGTGCGCCTGCGGGCCACCCTCTACGATCACGACGGTCAGGTCGTGGTCCGTGGGGAGCCGGAACAGCCGCTGCGCCTGCAGCCCGGCGGCGAATTGACGGTGGATCTGGCCCGGCCGGTGGCCAACCCCCGCAAGTGGACCGATGAGCATCCCCACCTGTACACCCTGCTGCTGGAGCTGTTGGACCCGGACGAGCAGGTGCTGGAGGTGGTGGGCTGCCGGGTGGGCTTCCGCCAGGTGGAGATCCGGGATGGCCAGCTCTGCCTCAACGGCGTCCCGCTGGTCATCCGGGGGGTGAACCGCCACGAGCATGACCCGGACACCGGCCACACGGTGACCGTGGCCTCCATGGTCCAGGACATTCGGCTGATGAAGCAGTTCAACCTCAACGCGGTGCGCACCTCCCACTATCCCAACGACCCCCGCTGGTACGAGCTGTGCGACTACTACGGCATCTACCTCATCGACGAGGCCAACCTGGAGTCCCACGGGGTGTGGGACCGCCTGGCCAAGGACCCTGCGTGGGAGCAGGCCTTCCTGGCCCGGGCCGCGGCCATGGTGGCCCGGGACCGCAACCATCCGTCGGTCATCATCTGGTCCCTGGGCAACGAGTCGGGCTATGGCCCCAACCACGACGCCATGGCCGAGTGGATCCGGGGCCAGGATCCCACCCGGCCCATCCACTATCACCCGGCGGAGGACGCGCCCATCGTCGACATCCTGGCGCCCATGTACCCCAGCGTGGCCCGCATCATCCAGATGGCCCAGGACCCCCATGAGACCCGGCCCATCATCATGTGCGAGTACGCCCACTCCATGGGCAACAGCACCGGCAACCTCAAAGAGTACTGGGAGGCCATCGAGGCCCATCTCCGGCTGCAGGGCGGCTTCATCTGGGATTGGGTGGACCAGGGCATTCGACGCCGCACCGAGGATGGGGAGGAGTGGTTCGCCTACGGCGGGGATTTTGACGACCATCCCAACGATGGCAACTTCTGCATCAACGGCCTGGTCTGGCCCGACCGCATTCCCCATCCGGCCCTGTGGGAGTACAAGAAGGTGCTGGAGCCGGTGCGGGTCACTCCCCTGGACCTGGCCCGGGGCCGGCTGGAGGTGACCAACCGGCGCCTCTTCCAGGACCTGAGCGACCTGGAGATCCGCTGGACGGTGACCGAGGTGGGGCCGGTGTCGGCCCGCACGGGAACGGCGTCGGTGCGAGAGCTGGCTGCGGGCCGGCTGGAGCCCCTCCACACCCGGCCAGGGGAGCGGGAGATCGTGGAGATCCCCTTGCCGGCCATCTCCCCGGTGGTCGGCGCCGCGTACTGGCTCACCCTGCACTTCACCCTGGCCCAGGAGACGCCCTGGGCGCCCCAGGGCCACGAGTTGGCCTGGGCCCAGTTCGCCCTGGAGCCCCAGCCGGAGATGCCCCACCTGGTGGACGTTTCTGCTGGCGGGTCCTTGCGTGTGCAGGAGGAAGATGGCCACATTGCCGTGGCCGGACGGGATTTTTCCCTGACCTTCGACCGACGGACGGGCCGGTTGATGAGCTGGCAACAGGGAGGGCAGGAGTTGCTGGTGAGCGGCCCCGTCTTCAATGTCTGGCGGGCGCCCACGGACAACGACGCCAACACCTGGGGCGAGCAGCGCATGGCCATCCGCTGGCGAGAGTCGGGCCTGGATCGGCTCCAGGAAGAGGTGCTGGCGGTCTGCGTGGAGCAGCCGGGACCCGACCAGGTGCAGGTGACCGTCCGCTCCCGCCACAGCGCCGCCATCGACGTGGAGGCAGTTCAGGCCAGCCGCTGGCAGTCCATGTTGGCCCAGCTCCAGGGGCTCTTTGCCCACTTTGTGGACCCGGGCCAGCTGCGCAACCTGGGCCTGCTGATGGGGGTCAACGTGGACGAGCTGCCTGGCGCCGATGGGGCGGAGCGGGCCCGGGCCTTTGTGACCCACCTGGACCGGCAAGATCGCATCGCCGAGCTGTTGGACCGGATGCACCAGCTGGTCAACGGTCCCTTTGCCGTGCAGGCGCCCGCCGAGGTGAAGGAGCGGCTGGCCCACTACGCCGGCCACACCAATCAGGAGCTCAAGGCGCTCCTGCGGCCCCATGACCGGGCCGAGATCACCTGCGAGCTGGTGTACACCGTGGCAGCAACTGGCGTGGTCACGGTGGATCTCCACGCCCTCTGCGCCGGGGAAATGCCGCCTTCCCTGCCTCGCCTGGGCCTGCAGATGACCCTGCCCGGCCGCTTCAACACCTTCACCTGGTATGGCCGGGGCCCCCATGAAAGCTACGTGGACCGCAAGGAGGGGGCCTGGGTGGGCGTCTTCTCCGGCAGCGTGGACGAGCAGTACACGCCCTACATCATGCCCCAGGAGAACGGCAACAAGACCGATGTGCGCTGGGTCTCCCTGACCGGCGACGGTGGGGGGCTGCTGGTGGTGGGGCAGCCGTTGCTCAACGTGAGCGCCCACCACTTCACCACCGAGGACCTGACCCGGGCCACCCACACCTACGAGCTGAAGCGGCGGGATGAGATCACCCTGAACCTGGACTACGCCCAGTGTGGGCTGGGGAACGGGAGCTGCGGGCCAGGCGTCCTGCCCCAGTACATGCTGACACCCGGGGAATATCGGTTCCGGTTCCAGCTCTGTGGGATTCGGATGGGTTGA
- a CDS encoding metallophosphoesterase, whose protein sequence is MRILGITDLRGATERLSQLSELVSRERIDAIVFCGNIIPEDARSEAFRKAADVGEKPEMEKAVLERLEETAVRAYEAFFDEMGKYDIPVYVVPGYLDAPERLYMQAALNHEVVEPNVEVVHRSFAPVSGEDLTVVGFGGGISDDLRENRFLLVYPEWEASFAFEFVRHIDQNLLMVFNTPPRRGNLDLENGKHIGRHVVESIIKTYRPRFAFCGSALDGQGTAEIGSTLVINPGPLRDGHYAILDTHTRQVTFGRLPAS, encoded by the coding sequence ATGCGCATTCTTGGCATTACCGATCTGCGAGGTGCGACCGAGCGGTTGTCTCAGCTGTCTGAGCTGGTCTCCAGGGAACGGATCGACGCCATCGTCTTCTGTGGCAACATCATCCCGGAAGATGCCCGATCCGAGGCGTTCCGCAAGGCTGCAGATGTCGGCGAGAAGCCCGAGATGGAAAAGGCAGTCCTGGAGCGGCTGGAAGAGACCGCGGTCCGCGCCTATGAGGCCTTCTTCGATGAGATGGGCAAGTACGACATCCCGGTTTACGTGGTGCCGGGCTACCTGGACGCGCCGGAGCGCCTCTACATGCAGGCGGCCCTCAACCACGAGGTGGTGGAGCCCAATGTGGAGGTGGTCCACCGTTCTTTTGCCCCGGTGAGCGGGGAGGACCTGACCGTGGTGGGTTTCGGTGGCGGCATCAGCGACGACCTGCGGGAAAACCGGTTCCTGCTGGTCTACCCGGAGTGGGAAGCCTCCTTCGCCTTTGAATTTGTCCGCCACATCGACCAGAATTTGCTGATGGTCTTCAACACGCCGCCCCGACGGGGCAACCTGGACCTGGAGAATGGCAAACACATCGGCCGCCACGTGGTGGAATCCATCATCAAGACCTATCGGCCTCGCTTTGCCTTCTGTGGCAGCGCGTTGGACGGCCAGGGCACTGCGGAGATCGGCTCCACCCTGGTGATCAACCCGGGTCCCCTGCGGGATGGGCACTATGCCATCCTGGACACCCACACCCGGCAGGTCACCTTCGGGCGGCTGCCGGCCTCTTGA
- a CDS encoding phospholipase D family protein, giving the protein MKILKPPLAGCLRTLFQDASDLVMVSPWLKIQALKWIIDTPRRQPACKLRVLMGGNLRDFLSKASDIEAVEWLLERGAEVRLASNLHAKIYMADRSRAIVTSANLTQPGLGLDHGNVEVGILVEEPEAILELDQLVTSWFAKSPSVGFNWLRDIKAQIKTMAAEKKTLSAAQKVEERLKKLDEQSGNSRVQIPKPERGPVHDDVDVETILHAMFSSRAECEAGLALFTQALAQLPSMQDLRHIISITFRPDVHKLTLNMGMWEIVSLYRKQRQTEATFCVNFQRLRDTRRLTGLIRTSRLQKRWAGDGDYGFVRLKWEHPFEQPSILFESWRMAILHAAEVFRSWKGTSFMRYHRENLLQLFMDAELRAHMLHRAFPALKKIAQQEREQSWFR; this is encoded by the coding sequence ATGAAAATTCTAAAACCCCCTTTGGCCGGTTGTTTGCGCACCCTGTTCCAGGATGCCAGTGACCTGGTGATGGTCAGCCCGTGGTTGAAGATCCAAGCACTGAAATGGATCATCGACACCCCTCGAAGACAGCCTGCGTGCAAGCTCCGGGTTCTGATGGGCGGTAACCTTCGGGACTTTCTAAGCAAGGCAAGCGATATCGAAGCGGTGGAATGGTTACTTGAAAGGGGTGCTGAGGTACGACTGGCATCTAATCTCCACGCCAAGATCTATATGGCAGATCGATCACGGGCGATCGTCACATCTGCGAATCTGACACAGCCGGGACTTGGCCTGGATCACGGCAACGTGGAAGTCGGTATTCTCGTGGAGGAACCTGAGGCCATCCTCGAGCTAGACCAGCTCGTAACAAGCTGGTTTGCAAAGAGCCCAAGTGTTGGCTTCAACTGGCTACGCGACATCAAGGCGCAGATAAAAACGATGGCGGCCGAGAAGAAAACGCTCTCGGCCGCACAGAAAGTTGAAGAGAGGTTGAAAAAGCTCGACGAACAATCGGGAAACAGCCGGGTTCAGATTCCCAAACCCGAGCGCGGCCCAGTCCATGACGATGTCGACGTCGAAACAATTCTACATGCAATGTTCTCCTCGCGTGCAGAATGCGAAGCAGGCCTGGCGCTTTTTACACAGGCCCTGGCCCAGCTCCCTTCGATGCAAGATCTTCGGCACATCATCTCGATCACCTTTCGGCCGGATGTCCACAAGTTGACCCTCAACATGGGCATGTGGGAGATCGTCAGCCTGTACCGCAAGCAACGGCAGACCGAAGCGACATTCTGTGTCAATTTCCAGCGGCTGAGAGATACCAGGCGATTAACCGGACTTATCCGTACTTCGAGATTGCAAAAACGGTGGGCAGGGGATGGTGACTATGGATTTGTGCGGCTGAAATGGGAGCATCCCTTTGAACAGCCCTCCATCCTTTTTGAATCCTGGCGTATGGCCATCCTGCACGCGGCCGAGGTATTTAGGAGCTGGAAAGGTACCAGCTTCATGAGATATCACAGGGAAAATCTATTGCAACTATTCATGGATGCTGAATTGCGTGCTCACATGCTCCATAGGGCCTTCCCTGCGCTCAAGAAGATCGCCCAACAAGAGCGCGAGCAAAGCTGGTTCCGTTAG
- a CDS encoding alginate lyase family protein — MDTTPATGPRLSDQEFFSQHVDTSRPGLAEIPALVARGDLAAARRVFAAEARASLQPERFLSIRRTFRGSNFMYPGESVAEAAERILRLELISCGTPHRFQGEVDWHANPTYNQYKEWPFQLNRHPEWAILAERYRETGDERYAAGFVQLFRSWVRQVLVPPDAPGNATLGWRTIEAGIRMGGAWQWALHSFYRSPHFDDDVLVDWYKSVWEHGWRLRHFHWTHNWLIMEMNGLAQIGLLYPQFREAEAWRTYALERLVEELDKQVYPDGFQYELTTNYHQVNIRNYQWLWDVYAAYDQPVPDAFAPVLERMHEANLRLVMPDGRLPDVNDGSWMQAAPLFDRAVELYPHRADFRWVHSGGPRAPKEGEPPAECSWAFPYAGYVVLRESWQPDAIWALFDGGPFGWAHQHEDKLNLLLHAYGRLLLTEGGNYAYDTSPMRRYVLSTRAHNTVRVDGWDQNRRAHYVHREEAIQEPAGVRWHFGKARDWVEAAYEEGYGPDAGIPVVHRRRVIFLKRPQGALGPCLLVIDRLLPEDDGVHSYQALWHFDTEEAAVISLPEGGVAIASQDPETANLTIVPARLAGLTARVVAGQEEPEWQGWKAILNHQQGQYAPAPTALVEWQAQGPVRLVTLLYPTRAGEECPVVGVEADGDVAATQVRVHLADGEVVALDEEG; from the coding sequence ATGGACACCACCCCAGCAACCGGCCCCCGCCTGAGCGACCAGGAGTTCTTCAGCCAACATGTGGACACCAGCCGCCCCGGCCTGGCGGAGATCCCGGCGCTGGTGGCCCGGGGAGACCTGGCGGCCGCGCGCCGGGTCTTCGCCGCCGAGGCCCGGGCCAGCCTCCAGCCGGAGCGCTTCCTCTCCATCCGCCGGACCTTCCGGGGCAGCAACTTCATGTACCCGGGTGAAAGTGTGGCCGAAGCGGCGGAACGGATCCTGCGCCTGGAGCTCATCTCCTGCGGCACGCCCCACCGCTTCCAGGGGGAGGTGGACTGGCACGCCAACCCCACCTACAATCAGTACAAGGAGTGGCCCTTCCAGCTCAACCGCCACCCGGAATGGGCCATCCTGGCCGAACGGTACCGGGAGACCGGCGACGAGCGCTACGCGGCCGGCTTCGTCCAACTCTTCCGCAGCTGGGTGCGCCAGGTGTTGGTGCCGCCCGACGCGCCCGGCAACGCCACCCTGGGCTGGCGCACCATCGAGGCGGGCATCCGCATGGGCGGTGCCTGGCAGTGGGCCCTCCACTCCTTCTACCGCTCCCCCCACTTCGACGACGACGTGCTGGTGGACTGGTACAAGTCGGTCTGGGAGCATGGCTGGCGGCTGCGCCACTTCCATTGGACCCACAACTGGCTCATCATGGAGATGAACGGCCTGGCCCAGATCGGCCTCCTCTACCCCCAGTTCCGGGAGGCAGAGGCCTGGCGGACCTACGCCCTGGAGCGGCTGGTGGAGGAGCTGGATAAGCAGGTCTACCCGGACGGCTTCCAGTATGAGCTCACCACCAACTACCACCAGGTGAACATCCGCAACTACCAGTGGCTGTGGGATGTCTACGCGGCCTACGACCAGCCGGTGCCCGATGCCTTTGCCCCGGTCTTGGAGCGCATGCACGAGGCCAACCTGCGCCTGGTGATGCCCGACGGCCGCCTGCCCGACGTGAATGACGGAAGCTGGATGCAGGCCGCCCCCCTCTTCGACCGGGCGGTGGAGCTCTATCCCCACCGGGCCGACTTCCGCTGGGTGCACAGCGGCGGTCCCCGGGCGCCCAAGGAGGGTGAGCCGCCGGCGGAATGCTCCTGGGCCTTCCCCTACGCCGGTTACGTGGTGCTGCGGGAAAGCTGGCAGCCGGACGCCATCTGGGCGCTCTTCGACGGCGGCCCCTTTGGCTGGGCCCACCAGCACGAGGACAAGCTCAACCTGCTGCTCCACGCCTACGGCCGGCTGCTCCTGACCGAGGGTGGCAACTACGCCTACGACACCTCGCCCATGCGGCGCTACGTCCTCTCCACCCGAGCCCACAACACCGTGCGGGTGGACGGCTGGGACCAGAACCGGCGGGCCCACTACGTGCATCGGGAGGAGGCCATCCAGGAGCCGGCGGGGGTACGCTGGCACTTTGGCAAAGCCCGGGATTGGGTGGAGGCCGCCTACGAAGAAGGTTACGGGCCGGATGCGGGCATCCCCGTGGTCCATCGCCGCCGGGTGATCTTCCTGAAGCGCCCCCAGGGGGCGCTGGGACCCTGCCTGCTGGTCATCGACCGCCTGCTTCCGGAGGACGACGGGGTCCACAGCTACCAGGCCCTGTGGCACTTCGACACCGAAGAGGCGGCGGTCATCTCCCTGCCGGAAGGCGGCGTGGCGATTGCCAGCCAGGACCCCGAGACGGCCAACCTGACCATCGTCCCGGCCCGGCTGGCCGGCCTCACCGCCAGGGTGGTGGCCGGCCAGGAGGAGCCCGAGTGGCAGGGCTGGAAAGCGATCCTCAACCACCAACAGGGGCAGTACGCGCCCGCGCCCACTGCGCTCGTCGAGTGGCAGGCCCAGGGCCCGGTGCGGCTGGTCACCCTGCTCTACCCCACCCGCGCGGGAGAGGAGTGCCCGGTGGTGGGCGTGGAGGCAGATGGGGACGTGGCCGCCACCCAGGTGCGCGTTCACCTGGCGGATGGGGAAGTGGTGGCGTTGGACGAAGAGGGATGA